A single region of the Triticum dicoccoides isolate Atlit2015 ecotype Zavitan chromosome 2B, WEW_v2.0, whole genome shotgun sequence genome encodes:
- the LOC119364017 gene encoding sister chromatid cohesion protein SCC4-like, protein MPSAGPSMSAADGLLALAEEAERRRDFTTATSCLDSALSPPHAASLLPLAEARARMRLAGLLLARSKGLANAKAHLERALLVLNPLPSAPPRLKLLAHSLLANVYGLLGAVPSQKHALRRGLSLLASASASGLLPPGPALLWTSNFQAQLASALVVDGDAASALTTLSAGAAAAADLESPQLDLFFAATALHVHLLCWEDNAAVEEAVARVSQLWDALTAEQKEHWVGLFFYTELLQTFYLLRVCDYKAASKHVERLDTAVKNEMERGHRIKELGTELSAVEGTLAQTMLKERERVALAHKQGQLRAQLQALCGYDTLKDVLDYGDKLLLAPPPMHGEWLPRTAVFVLVDLMVVMVSRPKGIFKECGKRIHSGLQLIHEELSKLGIVDGVTEGDLEHSTIWTAGLYLMLLLQFLENNVAVELTRSEFVEAQEALAQMKNWFTRFPTILQGCESTIEMLRGQYAHSVGCFDEAAFHFLEALKLTENKSMQSMCQVYAAVSYICKGDAESSSEALELIGPAYRTMDSFVGVREKTCIIFVYGLLLMRQHNPQDARVRLASGLRIAHQQLGNIQLVSQYLTILGTLALQLHDTGQAREILKSSLTLAKTLYDIPTQIWILSVFTELYRELEEKENEMENSEYGSKKEIDLQRRLAEARSRAYHQELVEKVRIEVEPLHDLFQKHNDMSGLPANDDLDIPESVGLSTPQPSSVRRLVDSSSVRRSTRRRVS, encoded by the exons ATGCCGTCCGCCGGGCCGTCCATGTCGGCGGCGGATGGGCTCCTCGCGCTGGCGGAGGAGGCCGAGCGCCGCCGCGACTTCACcaccgccacctcctgcctggacTCGGCGCTCAGCCCGCCCCACGCCGCCTCGCTCCTCCCGCTCGCCGAGGCCCGCGCGCGGATGCGCCTCGCCGGCCTGCTGCTCGCCCGCTCCAAGGGGCTCGCCAATGCCAAGGCCCACCTCGAGCGCGCGCTGCTCGTCCTCAACCCGCTCCCCTCCGCTCCGCCGCGCCTCAAGCTGCTCGCGCACTCCCTCCTCGCCAACGTCTACGGCCTCCTCGGCGCCGTCCCGTCGCAGAAGCACGCGCTCCGCCGCGGCCTCAGCCTCCTCGCATCCGCCTCCGCCTCGGGGCTTCTCCCCCCTGGCCCGGCCCTCCTCTGGACCAGTAACTTCCAGGCGCAGCTCGCCTCCGCACTCGTAGTCGACGGGGACGCTGCATCTGCTCTCACTACTCTGTCTGCCggggctgccgccgccgccgatctcGAGAGCCCCCAGCTCGACCTATTCTTCGCTGCCACCGCTCTCCACGTCCATTTACTCTGCTGGGAGGACAACGCCGCCGTTGAAGAAGCCGTCGCGCGCGTCTCCCAGCTCTGGGATGCGCTCACGGCCGAGCAG AAGGAGCATTGGGTTGGGCTGTTCTTCTACACGGAGCTGCTGCAGACTTTCTACCTGCTCAGGGTATGTGACTACAAGGCTGCCTCGAAGCATGTAGAGAGGCTGGACACCGCTGTTAAGAACGAGATGGAGAGGGGACATCGTATTAAAGAGCTTGGTACTGAACTCAGTGCAGTTGAGGGAACACTAGCGCAGACCATgttgaaggagagggagagggtggcTCTAGCGCATAAGCAGGGGCAGTTGAGAGCTCAGCTGCAAGCGTTGTGCGGGTATGACACATTGAAAGATGTGTTAGATTATGGGGACAAGTTACTGTTGGCACCACCGCCGATGCACGGAGAGTGGCTCCCGCGGACTGCGGTGTTTGTGCTGGTGGATCTCATGGTCGTGATGGTCAGTCGGCCAAAAGGCATATTTAAGGAGTGTGGAAAGAGAATACATTCAGGACTACAGCTCATCCATG aggaactctcgaagCTTGGGATCGTGGATGGTGTGACAG AGGGAGATTTGGAACACTCAACTATATGGACGGCCGGGTTGTACTTGATGCTTTTACTTCAGTTTCTCGAAAACAATGTAGCTGTAGAACTCACGAGATCAGAATTTGTTGAAGCCCAAGAG GCTTTAGCACAGATGAAAAATTGGTTTACTCGTTTCCCAACAATTCTCCAAGGTTGTGAGAGCACAATTGAAATGCTAAGGGGACAGTATGCACATTCTGTTGGCTGCTTTGACGAGGCTGCTTTCCACTTCCTTGAAGCATTGAAG CTGACAGAGAACAAATCAATGCAATCTATGTGCCAAGTTTATGCGGCAGTCTCCTACATTTGTAAGGGTGACGCGGAATCATCTTCAGAG GCACTAGAATTGATTGGTCCTGCTTACAGAACCATGGACTCATTTGTTGGGGTACGAGAGAAGACCTGTATCATTTTTGTTTACGGACTTCTACTTATGAGGCAGCATAATCCACAAGATGCACG GGTCCGCCTTGCAAGTGGTTTGAGAATAGCGCACCAACAGTTGGGTAACATCCAATTGGTTTCTCAGTATTTAACAATATTAGGTACATTAGCACTTCAGTTACACGACACTGGACAAGCCAGAGAGATCTTGAAGTCATCGTTGACATTAGCTAAGACACTTTATGACATCCCAACACAAATCTGGATCTTGTCGGTATTTACAG AGTTATATCGAGAACTGGAAGAAAAGGAGAATGAAATGGAGAATTCAGAATATGGAAGTAAGAAAGAGATCGATCTGCAGAGAAGACTGGCTGAAGCTCGTTCTCGCGCTTATCACCAGGAGCTG GTGGAGAAAGTGAGGATCGAAGTCGAGCCGCTGCACGACTTGTTCCAGAAGCATAACGATATGTCGGGCCTGCCGGCAAATGATGACCTTGACATCCCAGAATCAGTGGGGCTGTCCACTCCGCAGCCCTCGTCTGTGAGAAGGCTGGTCGATTCAAGCTCAGTAAGGCGCAGCACAAGGAGGCGGGTGTCGTGA